One Antennarius striatus isolate MH-2024 chromosome 9, ASM4005453v1, whole genome shotgun sequence genomic window, GTGTCATGGCTTTTTCATCAAATTAAAgaactgtgattttttttttccactagaGCTTGCATGGTTTAGTTTGGGGTGAAGCATAGGCTTGTATTTGTCTTCACTTCAGATGAGATATGACTCTTTCCCACACGTTAACATTGTACAAACATCCTGTGGTGTTTATTTGTGGCACACTAATGCTATACTGACATCGTCTGAGGTTAGCAGTGCAGGTGAGCGCAAGGCAAGCACGAGGGCTGCTAACCATATTAAGGTTGGCCTCAGAGtgaggttgtgtgttttttccccccagtcaCATAAACTGTCATTCACCTGCAAACCACAGACATCTCCAGTCTGAATATCTGATGAATAAATGTGACgcaaattcattttgaaaatattcattACTGAATCAATTTGTGTGAACACTTTGCGATCCATTCCACATCTCAGGGAAGCAATTGGACTTAtcagttaatttaaaatatattgttaCAGGTGATGGAAATGTTTTTCACTTcatatgaaagaaaatatttaatagaTGTCAGGGTGAATTAATGATTTAAATAAGTACTAAATATTTGCATAAATTAAGTGTAATAACTCCCatcatcaaataaaataaagaaaagaaaaaaaaagaacaagaaatcTGATGCAAAGTGACtgagctcttttttttctagCACTCATTAACCCACAAAGTAAAGGAAGGAAACAACAACCTAACAATGAGAGAATAGAGGCTTGATTTTGCTTTTTCACCTAAAACCACATGCACTTCATTTACAGTTAAAGTACAACCTCCTATGCATCTGCATGGTttcacagacacgcacacacacacacacacacacacacacagtgctgaAATGTAAAGAACcacataaacatacatttaGCAAACCaacatttcaatgttttattttgatacaAATTATGAATAAGACAAATAAAGCTTCATGTTATTTTGAGATTATTAAACCATAAACAACACATGTGGTTTATGAAATGAAGTCATTGttttcaacataataaaaaggtcaaaacaaacagcagcagcacagtcaataaataaacactggcataaataaaacaaatatgcaaCAAATGATTATATATATGTAACTCCATCGTGCAGAAATGACAGCTACCTTCATTTTTAGACATTCGTGGTGCATTTTTGTATCCATGAGTCAATCGTCACTGGATCACAGGTCTTTGTAAAACACTTTAGTCAGAGGGTGTCCCAGAAATCCTCTTTCTGGAATCTCTAGCTTCCTctcctcatcatcttcttcatcagtCCCCTCCCCAAGTTGGTGATACCCCTGTTTCCTGAAGAAGACTTCCCCCACCTTGGATGGGTAGGGGACATGTGCATACACTCTGAGGGCACCggtctccctctccctctgctcCAGACTCTGGACTAGCAGCCGGCCCAAGCCCTCTCTCCGATACCAGCTGCCCGTCACCAACCTGCAGATCCTTGTGATGCCCACCCGATTCTCATTTTCTCTGAAGATGCAGCCGAGGATGTCACCCTCGCAGTCGGCCACCCAGACCTGTCCCGCTGTCTTTTCCCTCTCTGGGCTGATCTTCTCTGTCGAagtctctttgtctttttcttttggtcCAATCCTGTACCTTGgctgagaaaatgaaataatatttcttAGCTGAAAAATTTGGTTGTTAGGATTAAGTTAATTGTAATAAAAATTGCCAACCCTGACCCTTTTAGTCATTGGTGTTTTTCCACTGATCCTAGAGTAGGGGTTATTCAGTGTGTCATCCTGTGTCCCTCTGTAACTGCTTCCCACATAGTCCCAGTAGGGGCGGCTGCTGCCCAGAACCCCTGTGGACCGTGGCATGGTTATCTTCAGAAAGATAATTAGCAGAAAGACTGGAATAGCGAGCGCTAGGAGAAAAGAATGGACAAGACAGCGCAGGACTGAAGAGAAAACAGCCAGGATGAAGAGGCAGAGTGGACGAGTGAGGATGTGGAGGATGAGACGGTTTTCTGTGCCCTCACAGCCCTCCTGGAGAGACATTGATGCAAGTTGGGAGAATCAAAAGCGTCAGATGAAAATCATAAATTCCCACCATACATCTAAAGCTGTTATCGTCCTCTACAAACCTTGATGAGGGCTTTGACCACCTCTatgtcctcctccttcatcctcctcatcaccacCTGATCCAGCTCCAGTTTCACCATGTTCTAACAGCCAGCTGCCAGCGATACTGCAAACTTCAGCATCCACAGTGTGCACAGgaacactaaacacacacacacacacacacacacacacacacacacacacacacacacacacacacacacgagattACATGGAATGACAGCTGTTCTTTGTGGACAAACGGGTGACAGTCAAATCTGAGTGGTTCAGTGAATCAGAAATCGTAACAAGACAATATTATAGAATGAATATTGGCGCCGATGCGCCAACTCTACagtgaaattattatttctcaGTCATTCCTGTTTGCTGTGCAGTGAATATTAACACAACAACCACACTGCATCCAAACAAAGACCGATGGGACTGACAGAGGATCTGCAGCGTGTGCGCGTCGCCATTGCTGCGTCCTTCATGCGCGCAAATATTAAAGCTCTCATTTCCACGTTTACCGGTGTAATCATCAAAAGGTACAGTGAAAGCGAGCAGACCTTGTTCTTAGATCCTTATAAGGCTGTCAGTGAGTCCTGCGGGCTGCGACCCCCTCCCGCTCTCAACCCCCTCACTTCCGCTTACCTTACGCACCACGCTGCTCAGATTATACTGGAATCTGGAGTTAAATTCTTTAACGTGGGTTATTTGTTTCTTGTCCACGCAGGTTGTTTCACCTTCGGTTGAATGACCActaggatttatttttttaattttttttacggAAGCGATGGATCCTGCATAGAGATACGCTTTTTATTTCCGATTGTACGCTTTCGAATAGCCATCTACGTCATTTACGTACCTACAGTCCGTACTGCGTAAACGCTACGTGAATATCAAACGCCATGTATCTACACAAGTAGCGGCCAAAAAGagaaaccaaaataaaagccaaaTGAGAAATTGGTTGacatatttattaataattagGTGCTAATTACTATTAACATTACAAAGAAAGTTGGTCATGTACATTATTCACAGAACTGTATTTAATAAACAAACTGCCAATGACAGTATCATTTAAACTAATATATTTAGCAAAAGTCCATGACAGCCTATTTGAATGTATAACATTTCTAGTATGTGGCACCATGGGATTACAACACAGTACTCATCTAACTACATGTTCTCCCCTCGGCTGCAGGAGAACCCCAAACTgactttttaataaaaatgagcTCTCTCGGTCACACACAGCCTTCTTTTCTGTCACATATCATTGTTAGTTAGAGACTACGTGTCTTTATTAGGAATAGGTCCGTTTATTATCGTGTCTCCACTTGATGTCGGTACCTCTCTGTCACCTGTGGAGGTGTGTTCCTCCACAGACCTTTCCTTGGCCTCCGCTGTTACACTCTCACATTTCTCTTCACTACTTTGTGCGATCTCCCTCCCACTCCCTCTCTCCATTCTTCCATCTCTTAGGCTGCTGGTGCTGACCTCGATTATAACAATTTCCTCTCCATTTTCTAGTCGAAATATACCTTCCATGGCCTCTCCACCCTCAGTAACTCTACTGCTGACTGGATTGGAATCCACCCCTTCTTGTCCCATCAATCCCCCTTCACCCTCGATCAGGGCTATCATCTGCATACCCTCTTCAGGTTCCTGCTCTATTTTGGTCCCACTCCCAAGTTCAAACACCACCTCCTGCCCGTCAAGTGGTAACAAACTTTGGGCTGGTGTGCAGGAAAGCTGCAGGCTGGACTCTTGCCCTTGGCTGAAGGCAGCATTGGAGGAACTGCTGTCTTGTGCCTCAGTGTGGAAATGTAGAACATAAGACTCTCCCTGGCTACCTTCCTCTCCCGGCTGTTTCTCTCCTTGTTTTTCCCCACCCCATTCACGAAGAAGTGAAATCATCCCTCCCTTATCTCCCCCCTTTCCCTCATCCCCTTGACCGTTTGTCTGGAATTGTAACACGATTGATTTCCCCTCGCCATCCACTTCCTCTCCTGATGCGCCGCTTTCAAACTGTAACACGTACGAGTCCCCGTCCTCCTCCATATTCATCTCCTCCTTTGCTTGCCCTTCGTtatcaaaacacaacacaaactgttTCCCTGTCATGGCCTCCCCTGTCCTCAACTGCCCCAAAGCATCGTAGGCATTCTCTTCTGGTGGGACAGGAGTAG contains:
- the nat14 gene encoding probable N-acetyltransferase 14, whose amino-acid sequence is MVKLELDQVVMRRMKEEDIEVVKALIKEGCEGTENRLILHILTRPLCLFILAVFSSVLRCLVHSFLLALAIPVFLLIIFLKITMPRSTGVLGSSRPYWDYVGSSYRGTQDDTLNNPYSRISGKTPMTKRPRYRIGPKEKDKETSTEKISPEREKTAGQVWVADCEGDILGCIFRENENRVGITRICRLVTGSWYRREGLGRLLVQSLEQRERETGALRVYAHVPYPSKVGEVFFRKQGYHQLGEGTDEEDDEERKLEIPERGFLGHPLTKVFYKDL